The genomic stretch TGATACGGTTGAAAACAAGCAGTTGCTGCATCTCGTCTTCGGCGGCGAACTGGAAAACCTGAAAAGCATGAAATTCACCGATCTCGACGCGCTCGACATCGTGGGCATCTATCCGAATTACGCGAGCGCCCATGCGGCCTGGAAATCAAAGGCCCAGCAGACGGTCGACAACGCCCATATGCGTTATTTCATTGTTCATCTGCACCGCCTTCTCGATCCCGAAAGCTGATCCTCGCGAGCGGTTTCCTTTTTTTCGCCGCACGGACATGTTTTAGAAGTTCTGCAGATTAGCGCATTCTATGTAAGTAGATTTCTGCGTTACTTTGCGTTTTTTGTTGAACGCAGCGGCAAAACGACATTTTTCGAAAATGTTGGCTTGGTCCGGATTCCCGCTTGGTGGTATTTCTAGGAACAGGTGATTCGCGTTTTGGTAGCGGTGCGGCTGCCTGTCCTTAGGTTATGAACGGGGATGCGGACGAAGGTATGAAAACTGGTTCATCAGTTTGGCTCGCCAATAACGGGTACCGGCTCGGTGGTGTTCTCGGCTATCCTCTATTGTGGGCGATACTTCAGTATCGCAAGCACAAGGGCAAGGAAGAACGCGGTCGCATCGGCGAACGTTTCGGGCGGTCCGGGCGCATCCGTCCGGACGGACCGCTGGTCTGGGTCCATGCCGCAAGCGTCGGCGAAACGCTTGCCGTGACGCAGCTGATCGAAGAGATCAGGGGCTGCGGCCTCTCCATTCTCCTGACGACGGGAACCGTCACTTCGGCCAGGCTCGCCGCGGAGCGTTTCGGCGATGACGTGATCCACCAATATGTGCCGATCGACGCAATCCCGGCCGTCTCCCGGTTTCTCGATTACTGGCGGCCGGATCTGGCCGTAAA from Martelella sp. AD-3 encodes the following:
- a CDS encoding DUF4170 domain-containing protein; this translates as MADTVENKQLLHLVFGGELENLKSMKFTDLDALDIVGIYPNYASAHAAWKSKAQQTVDNAHMRYFIVHLHRLLDPES